From Camelina sativa cultivar DH55 chromosome 7, Cs, whole genome shotgun sequence, one genomic window encodes:
- the LOC104700562 gene encoding glutathione S-transferase U7, which translates to MAERSDTEEVKLLGMWPSPFSRRIEIALTLKGVPYEFSEQDITNKSSLLLQLNPVYKMIPVLVHNGKPISESLVILEYIDDTWRNNPILPQDPCERATARFWAKLIDQQICVAAMKVVGKVGDERDAAVEATRDLLMFLEKELAGKDFFGGESLGFVDIVATLVAFWLMRTEDLLGVKVVPVELFPEIHRWVKNLLGNDVIKKCIPPEDEHLAYIRARMDKLNIKSA; encoded by the exons ATGGCAGAGAGATCTGATACAGAGGAAGTGAAGCTTTTGGGGATGTGGCCGAGTCCTTTTAGCCGTAGGATCGAGATAGCTCTTACACTAAAAGGTGTACCGTACGAGTTCTCTGAGCAAGATATCACCAACAAGAGCTCTTTGCTGCTTCAATTGAACCCGGTTTATAAAATGATTCCGGTTCTTGTTCATAATGGTAAACCGATCTCTGAGTCACTTGTGATTCTTGAGTATATCGATGATACGTGGCGAAACAATCCGATTCTTCCTCAAGATCCGTGTGAGAGAGCTACGGCTCGATTCTGGGCTAAACTGATCGATCAACAG atctgTGTGGCGGCGATGAAAGTGGTGGGCAAGGTCGGAGACGAGAGAGACGCGGCGGTCGAAGCGACGAGAGATTTGTTGATGTTTTTGGAGAAAGAGCTTGCTGGGAAAGATTTTTTTGGTGGGGAAAGTTTAGGGTTCGTGGACATTGTGGCGACTCTGGTGGCGTTTTGGCTTATGAGGACGGAGGATCTCCTCGGAGTTAAAGTTGTTCCGGTGGAGTTGTTCCCGGAGATTCATAGATGGGTTAAGAATCTGTTGGGAAATGATGTTATCAAGAAATGTATCCCTCCTGAAGATGAGCATCTTGCGTACATCAGAGCTCGCATGGATAAGCTCAATATCAAATCAGCTTGA
- the LOC104700563 gene encoding metal tolerance protein B-like, with translation MELEQNRILKPNDDDDEGIESPSQTEEGTLGVVVPLSCAFTRQEQCVSETKEREDSITRLSSLIFLYLVVMSVQIVGGFKANSLAVMTDAAHLLTDVAGLCVSLLAIKVSSWEANQRNSFGFKRLEVLAAFLSVQLIWLVSGVIIHEAIQRLLNRSREVNGEIMFGISAFGFFMNLVMVLWLGHNHNHHHHHHHHHHHHQQHQHFHKEVVEDEEEQEMNPLKGEKSSSKEMNINIQGAYLHAMADMIQSLGVMIGGGIIWVKPGWVLVDLICTLVFSAFALAATLPMLKNIFGILMERTPRDIDIEKLERGLRRIEGVKIVYDLHVWEITVGRIVLSCHILPEAGASPKEIITGVRNYCRKSCGIYHVTVQVESE, from the coding sequence ATGGAATTGGAGCAAAACCGCATTTTGAAACCTaatgacgatgacgatgaagGAATCGAGTCACCATCACAGACAGAGGAAGGAACTCTAGGCGTGGTTGTTCCTCTGTCTTGCGCGTTTACGAGACAAGAACAATGTGTTTCCGAGACGAAAGAACGCGAAGACTCGATTACCAGACTAAGCAGCCTAATCTTTCTTTACCTGGTCGTTATGTCCGTACAAATTGTGGGAGGTTTCAAGGCGAATAGTCTCGCGGTAATGACGGATGCTGCACATTTGTTGACGGATGTGGCGGGTTTGTGCGTCTCTTTGTTGGCGATCAAGGTCTCTAGCTGGGAAGCGAATCAGAGAAACTCGTTTGGGTTTAAACGGCTCGAAGTCTTAGCTGCTTTCTTGTCTGTTCAGCTCATTTGGCTTGTCTCTGGAGTTATAATCCATGAAGCCATTCAAAGACTTCTTAATAGAAGCCGAGAGGTGAATGGTGAGATCATGTTTGGCATTTCTGCTTTCGGCTTTTTTATGAACTTGGTTATGGTCCTTTGGTTAGGACATAACcataaccaccaccaccaccaccatcatcatcatcatcatcatcaacaacatcaacatTTTCACAAGGAGGTGGTGGAGGATGAAGAGGAGCAAGAAATGAATCCTTTAAAAGGTGAGAAATCGTCGTCGAAGGAGATGAACATTAACATACAAGGAGCGTATCTTCACGCAATGGCTGATATGATTCAGTCACTTGGTGTTATGATCGGTGGAGGTATCATTTGGGTGAAACCGGGATGGGTTTTGGTTGATTTGATCTGTACTCTTGTTTTCTCTGCCTTTGCTCTTGCTGCTACTCTTCCAATGCTCAAGAACATATTCGGAATACTGATGGAACGAACACCGCGTGATATAGACATAGAGAAGCTCGAGAGAGGACTTAGGCGTATCGAGGGAGTTAAGATTGTTTATGATCTTCATGTGTGGGAGATAACAGTTGGGAGAATCGTATTGTCGTGTCATATCTTACCTGAGGCTGGAGCTAGTCCTAAAGAGATCATTACTGGTGTTAGAAATTACTGTAGGAAATCTTGTGGGATTTATCATGTAACTGTTCAGGTTGAATCAGAGtaa
- the LOC104700564 gene encoding serine/threonine-protein phosphatase PP1 isozyme 1 has protein sequence MAEKPAQETEQKRAMEPGVLDDIIRRLVEFRNTRPGSGKQVHLSEGEIRQLCAVSKEIFLQQPNLLELEAPIKICGDIHGQYSDLLRLFEYGGFPPEANYLFLGDYVDRGKQSLETICLLLAYKIKYPENFFLLRGNHECASINRIYGFYDECKRRFNVRLWKIFTDCFNCLPVAALIDDRILCMHGGISPELTSLDQIRNIARPMDIPDSGLVCDLLWSDPSGEVKGWGMNDRGVSYTFGADKVAEFLEKNDMDLICRAHQVVEDGYEFFAERQLVTVFSAPNYCGEFDNAGAMMSIDESLMCSFQILKPSEKKSLFL, from the exons ATGGCGGAGAAGCCGGCGCAAGAGACGGAGCAGAAGCGAGCGATGGAACCGGGTGTTCTCGACGATATAATTCGCCGTTTGGTGGAGTTTCGGAACACGAGGCCTGGATCGGGGAAGCAAGTTCATCTCAGTGAAGGTGAAATCCGTCAGCTTTGTGCTGTCTCCAAAGAAATCTTTCTTCAACAACCCAATCTTCTTGAACTCGAAGCTCCCATCAAGATCTGCG GTGATATTCATGGGCAGTATTCAGATCTATTGAGGCTGTTTGAGTATGGAGGCTTCCCTCCCGAAGCTAATTATTTGTTCTTGGGTGATTATGTCGACCGTGGCAAGCAAAGCTTGGAAACAATATGCCTTCTCCTAGCTTACAAAATTAAGTACCCTGAGAACTTCTTCTTGCTGAGAGGGAATCATGAATGTGCCTCCATTAATCGTATTTATGGGTTCTATGACGAGTGCAAACGCAGGTTTAACGTCAGACTCTGGAAAATATTCACCGATTGCTTTAACTGTCTTCCCGTGGCCGCCTTAATTGATGACAGAATACTATGTATGCATGGTGGAATTTCCCCAGAGTTGACAAGTTTGGACCAGATTAGAAA TATTGCACGGCCAATGGATATCCCGGACTCTGGTCTGGTATGTGATTTACTATGGTCCGATCCTAGTGGAGAAGTCAAAGGCTGGGGAATGAATGATCGTGGTGTTTCATACACTTTTGGAGCTGACAAAGTTGCGgagtttttggaaaaaaatgacaTGGACCTTATCTGTCGTGCCCACCAG gTTGTTGAAGATGGGTACGAGTTCTTTGCAGAAAGACAGCTTGTTACAGTATTTTCAGCTCCAAACTATTGTGGGGAATTTGACAACGCTGGTGCAATGATGAGCATTGATGAGAGCTTGATGTGCTCATTCCAAATTCTTAAGCCGTCAGAAAAGAAATCGCTTTTTCTATGA
- the LOC104700565 gene encoding methylsterol monooxygenase 2-1, producing MDSLVESGWKYLVTHFSDFQLACIGSFILHESVFFLSGLPYIFLERTGLLSSYKIQAKSNTPEAQGKCIARLLLYHFCVNLPLMMASYPVFRFMGMQSSFPLPSWKVVSAQILFYFIIEDFVFYWGHRILHTKWLYKNVHSVHHEYATPFGLTSEYAHPAEILFLGFATIVGPALTGPHLITLWLWMMLRVIETVEAHCGYHFPWSPSNFLPLYGGADFHDYHHRLLYTKSGNYSSTFVYMDWIFGTDKGYRKLKALKET from the exons ATGGATTCTCTCGTTGAATCCGGTTGGAAG TATCTGGTTACACATTTCAGTGACTTTCAACTGGCGTGTATTGGGAGTTTTATCCTTCATGAGAGTGTGTTTTTCTTGTCTGGACTTCCTTACATTTTCCTAGAAAGGACCGGTTTGCTTAGCAGTTACAAAATTCAG GCAAAAAGTAATACTCCTGAAGCCCAAGGGAAATGCATTGCTCGACTCTTGCTTTACCATTTCTGCGTAAACTTGCCCCTTATGATGGCATCTTATCCTGTCTTCAGATTCATGGGCATGCAGAGCAGTTTTCCTCTGCCGTCCTG GAAAGTGGTGTCTGCCCAGATCTTATTCTACTTCATCATTGAGGATTTTGTGTTCTATTGGGGTCACAGGATCTTGCATACTAAATGGCTGTACAAAAACGTGCACAGTGTGCATCATGA ATACGCCACACCATTTGGTTTGACATCAGAATATGCTCATCCTGCTGAAATTCTGTTCCTTGGTTTTGCTACCATCGTTGGTCCAGCTCTCACTGGGCCTCACCTGATCACTCTCTGGTTATGGATGATGCTGAGAGTTATTGAGACAGTTGAGGCACATTGTGGTTATCATTTCCCATGGAGCCCTTCGAATTTTCTTCCTCTGTACGGCGG TGCTGACTTCCATGACTACCATCACCGATTGCTCTACACAAAGTCTGGCAACTACTCATCGACCTTTGTCTACATGGACTG GATCTTTGGTACCGACAAGGGTTACAGAAAACTGAAGGCCCTAAAAGAAACTTGA
- the LOC104700566 gene encoding probable protein phosphatase 2C 24, with the protein MADICYEVVTGASPSSVYESTSPHSRRRQRFKTVMQEDWKRNCKRNKQQEALANNHNIDDVSRETSMMEISPRYGVSSVCGRRREMEDAVAIHPSFSSTKNSESTQHYFGVYDGHGCSHVAARCRERLHKLVQEELTLDGEDQEEGWKKTMERSFKRMDKEVVSWSESVVSASCKCDLQSPTCDSVGSTAVVSVVTPDKIIVANCGDSRAVLCRDGKPVPLSTDHKPDRPDELDRIEGAGGRVIYWDCPRVLGVLAMSRAIGDNYLKPYVSCEPEVTITDRTDDDCLILASDGLWDVVSNETACSVARMCLRGGQKRRSSHEDPAISDKACTEASVLLTKLALARHSSDNVSVVVIDLRRRGHVSGH; encoded by the exons atGGCGGATATATGTTACGAAGTTGTGACCGGTGCATCTCCGTCGTCGGTTTATGAATCGACGTCGCCACATTCACGGCGTAGGCAGAGGTTTAAGACGGTGATGCAAGAAGATTGGAAGAGGAACTGTAAACGTAATAAACAACAAGAGGCTTTAGCTAATAATCATAATATCGACGACGTCTCCCGAGAGACTTCAATGATGGAGATCAGTCCGAGATATGGTGTTTCTTCGGTGTGCGGTAGGAGAAGAGAAATGGAAGACGCAGTGGCGATTCATCCTTCGTTTTCTTCAACCAAGAATTCGGAATCTACTCAACACTATTTTGGTGTGTACGATGGCCATGGTTGTTCTCAC GTTGCAGCAAGGTGTAGGGAGAGGCTTCACAAGCTGGTGCAAGAGGAACTGACCTTAGATGGAGAAGATCAGGAAGAAGGATGGAAAAAGACAATGGAGCGTAGCTTCAAGCGCATGGATAAAGAAGTTGTGTCGTGGAGTGAATCTGTCGTGAGTGCGAGTTGCAAGTGTGATCTTCAATCCCCTACTTGCGATTCCGTCGGATCGACCGCAGTTGTTTCAGTCGTCACACCGGATAAGATCATCGTCGCAAATTGCGGCGATTCTAGAGCAGTTCTTTGCCGAGATGGGAAACCAGTTCCTTTATCAACCGACCACAAG CCTGATCGTCCAGACGAATTGGACCGGATCGAAGGAGCTGGAGGACGAGTCATATATTGGGACTGCCCGAGAGTTCTAGGGGTCTTAGCAATGTCAAGAGCAATAGGAGACAACTATTTAAAACCTTATGTGAGTTGCGAGCCAGAGGTAACCATAACGGACAGGACTGACGACGATTGCCTAATACTAGCAAGCGACGGTTTATGGGATGTGGTGTCAAACGAGACCGCCTGTTCAGTGGCTCGTATGTGTCTCCGTGGTGGTCAGAAACGGCGAAGTAGTCATGAAGATCCGGCGATCTCTGACAAGGCTTGTACGGAAGCGTCTGTATTGCTGACGAAGCTGGCGTTGGCAAGGCACAGCAGTGACAACGTGAGTGTCGTTGTGATTGATCTCAGAAGAAGAGGACACGTAAGTGGACACTAA
- the LOC104700567 gene encoding tropinone reductase homolog At2g29370 — protein sequence MSKLGESLGENSRWSLQGMTALVTGGSKGIGEAVVEELAMFGARVHTCARDETQLQDRLREWQAKGFQVTTSVCDVSSRDQREKLMETVSSLFQGKLNIFVPNVGTGIAKPTTECTAEDFSFIMATNLESTFHLSQLAHPLLKASGSGSIVLMSSVAGVVNLEGASIYGATKGAMNQLARNLACEWASDNIRSNSVCPWFITTPASKDFLGVEEVKEKVKSVTPMKRIGEANEVSSLVAFLCLPAASYITGQIICVDGGFTINGVSMP from the exons ATGTCTAAATTAGGGGAAAGCTTGGGAGAGAACTCTAGATGGAGTCTTCAAGGCATGACCGCTCTTGTCACCGGTGGCTCTAAAGGCATCGG AGAAGCTGTGGTGGAGGAACTAGCTATGTTTGGAGCAAGAGTCCACACATGTGCCAGAGACGAAACTCAGCTTCAAGATCGCTTACGTGAGTGGCAAGCAAAAGGGTTTCAGGTCACCACTTCTGTTTGTGACGTTTCTTCACGTGACCAGCGGGAGAAACTCAtggaaactgtttcctccctcTTCCAAGGAAAACTCAATATTTtc GTACCCAATGTTGGAACGGGTATAGCAAAGCCTACCACAGAGTGTACAGCAgaagatttttcatttataatgGCTACAAATCTGGAGTCAACTTTCCATCTCTCACAGCTCGCTCACCCTTTGTTGAAAGCCTCTGGTTCAGGGAGCATTGTGCTCATGTCTTCCGTTGCTGGGGTTGTGAACTTGGAAGGTGCATCCATCTATGGAGCAACCAAAG GAGCAATGAATCAGCTGGCAAGAAATTTGGCATGCGAGTGGGCGAGTGATAATATAAGGAGCAACTCTGTTTGTCCATGGTTCATCACAACTCCGGCATCTAAAGAT TTTCTCGGTGTTGAAGAGGTAAAAGAAAAGGTGAAGAGCGTGACGCCAATGAAGCGTATTGGAGAAGCAAATGAAGTCTCATCCCTTGTGGCATTTCTATGTCTTCCTGCAGCTTCATATATAACAGGTCAAATTATTTGCGTTGATGGAGGTTTCACTATTAACGGCGTCTCTATGCCTTAA
- the LOC104700568 gene encoding tropinone reductase homolog At2g29360 isoform X2, translated as MESWRHDRSCNREAVVEELAMLGARVHTCARDETQLQESLRKWQAKGFEVTTSVCDVSSRDQREKLMETVSSVFQGKLNILVNNVGTCIVKPTLKYTEEDFSVTMSTNLESAFHLSQLAHPLLKASGSGSIVLISSVSGVVHVNGASIYGVSKGAMNQLGRNLACEWASDSIRVNSVCPWFIATPLVNEVLSNDEFRNEVESRAPMGRVGEANEVSSLVAFLCLPVASYITGQTICVDGGFTINGFSYKPLS; from the exons ATGGAGTCTTGGAGGCATGACCGCTCTTGTAACAG AGAAGCTGTGGTGGAGGAACTAGCTATGCTGGGAGCAAGAGTCCACACATGTGCCAGAGACGAAACTCAGCTTCAAGAAAGCTTACGTAAATGGCAAGCAAAAGGGTTTGAGGTTACCACTTCTGTCTGCGACGTTTCTTCTCGTGACCAACGAGAGAAACTCATGGAAACCGTTTCTTCTGTATTCCAAGGGAAGCTCAACATCCTC GTAAACAATGTGGGAACGTGTATAGTCAAGCCGACGTTAAAGTATACAGAGGAGGATTTCTCAGTTACAATGTCTACGAATCTGGAGTCAGCTTTTCATCTCTCACAACTCGCGCACCCATTGTTGAAAGCCTCTGGTTCAGGGAGCATCGTGCTCATATCCTCAGTATCTGGAGTTGTGCATGTGAATGGTGCATCCATCTACGGAGTAAGTAAAG GAGCTATGAATCAGCTAGGAAGAAACTTAGCATGCGAGTGGGCAAGTGACAGCATAAGGGTTAACTCTGTGTGTCCATGGTTCATAGCAACTCCTTTAGTTAACGAA GTTCTCAGTAATGATGAGTTCAGAAATGAAGTGGAGAGTAGGGCACCAATGGGACGTGTTGGGGAAGCAAATGAAGTATCATCGCTTGTGGCATTTCTATGTCTTCCTGTAGCTTCTTATATAACAGGTCAAACTATATGTGTTGATGGAGGGTTCACTATTAATGGCTTCTCTTACAAGCCTCTGTCTTAA
- the LOC104700568 gene encoding tropinone reductase homolog At2g29360 isoform X1, whose translation MERSFVHNKKMAKTGESLRENPRWSLGGMTALVTGGSKGIGEAVVEELAMLGARVHTCARDETQLQESLRKWQAKGFEVTTSVCDVSSRDQREKLMETVSSVFQGKLNILVNNVGTCIVKPTLKYTEEDFSVTMSTNLESAFHLSQLAHPLLKASGSGSIVLISSVSGVVHVNGASIYGVSKGAMNQLGRNLACEWASDSIRVNSVCPWFIATPLVNEVLSNDEFRNEVESRAPMGRVGEANEVSSLVAFLCLPVASYITGQTICVDGGFTINGFSYKPLS comes from the exons ATGGAAAGATCTTTTGTTCATAATAAGAAAATGGCTAAAACAGGGGAAAGCTTGAGAGAGAATCCTAGATGGAGTCTTGGAGGCATGACCGCTCTTGTAACAGGTGGCTCCAAAGGCATTGG AGAAGCTGTGGTGGAGGAACTAGCTATGCTGGGAGCAAGAGTCCACACATGTGCCAGAGACGAAACTCAGCTTCAAGAAAGCTTACGTAAATGGCAAGCAAAAGGGTTTGAGGTTACCACTTCTGTCTGCGACGTTTCTTCTCGTGACCAACGAGAGAAACTCATGGAAACCGTTTCTTCTGTATTCCAAGGGAAGCTCAACATCCTC GTAAACAATGTGGGAACGTGTATAGTCAAGCCGACGTTAAAGTATACAGAGGAGGATTTCTCAGTTACAATGTCTACGAATCTGGAGTCAGCTTTTCATCTCTCACAACTCGCGCACCCATTGTTGAAAGCCTCTGGTTCAGGGAGCATCGTGCTCATATCCTCAGTATCTGGAGTTGTGCATGTGAATGGTGCATCCATCTACGGAGTAAGTAAAG GAGCTATGAATCAGCTAGGAAGAAACTTAGCATGCGAGTGGGCAAGTGACAGCATAAGGGTTAACTCTGTGTGTCCATGGTTCATAGCAACTCCTTTAGTTAACGAA GTTCTCAGTAATGATGAGTTCAGAAATGAAGTGGAGAGTAGGGCACCAATGGGACGTGTTGGGGAAGCAAATGAAGTATCATCGCTTGTGGCATTTCTATGTCTTCCTGTAGCTTCTTATATAACAGGTCAAACTATATGTGTTGATGGAGGGTTCACTATTAATGGCTTCTCTTACAAGCCTCTGTCTTAA
- the LOC104700568 gene encoding tropinone reductase homolog At2g29360 isoform X3: MERSFVHNKKMAKTGESLRENPRWSLGGMTALVTGGSKGIGEAVVEELAMLGARVHTCARDETQLQESLRKWQAKGFEVTTSVCDVSSRDQREKLMETVSSVFQGKLNILVSI, from the exons ATGGAAAGATCTTTTGTTCATAATAAGAAAATGGCTAAAACAGGGGAAAGCTTGAGAGAGAATCCTAGATGGAGTCTTGGAGGCATGACCGCTCTTGTAACAGGTGGCTCCAAAGGCATTGG AGAAGCTGTGGTGGAGGAACTAGCTATGCTGGGAGCAAGAGTCCACACATGTGCCAGAGACGAAACTCAGCTTCAAGAAAGCTTACGTAAATGGCAAGCAAAAGGGTTTGAGGTTACCACTTCTGTCTGCGACGTTTCTTCTCGTGACCAACGAGAGAAACTCATGGAAACCGTTTCTTCTGTATTCCAAGGGAAGCTCAACATCCTCGTGAGTATATAA
- the LOC104704397 gene encoding senescence-associated protein 13-like, translated as METVSSLFQRKLNILVTNAGTLIVKPTTEYTAEEFSFVMATNLESAFHLSQLAHPLLKASGSGSIVLMSSAAGVVHVSVGSIYGATKGAMNQLARNLACEWASDSIRTNSVCAWYITTPLTNNYLNDEEIIKGAERRTAVGRTGEANEVSSLVAFLCLPAASYITGQAICVDGGATVNGFSFKPLP; from the exons ATGGAAACCGTTTCCTCTCTCTTCCAAAGAAAGCTCAACATCCTT gtCACCAATGCGGGAACGCTAATAGTTAAGCCGACCACGGAGTATACAGCAGAAGAATTCTCTTTTGTAATGGCTACAAATCTGGAGTCAGCTTTCCATCTTTCACAACTCGCGCACCCTTTATTGAAAGCTTCTGGCTCAGGAAGCATCGTGCTCATGTCTTCTGCTGCCGGAGTTGTGCATGTTAGTGTTGGATCCATCTATGGAGCAACCAAAG GAGCCATGAATCAGCTGGCTAGAAACTTAGCTTGTGAATGGGCAAGTGACAGCATAAGGACTAACTCTGTTTGTGCTTGGTATATCACAACTCCTTTAACTAACAAT TATCTGAATGACGAAGAGATTATAAAAGGAGCCGAGCGTAGGACAGCGGTAGGACGTACCGGAGAGGCAAATGAAGTCTCATCGCTT GTGGCATTTCTTTGTCTTCCCGCAGCATCTTATATTACTGGCCAGGCCATTTGTGTTGATGGAGGTGCCACGGTCAACGGTTTTTCCTTCAAGCCTCTGCCTTAA
- the LOC104700569 gene encoding tropinone reductase homolog At2g29320-like isoform X2 encodes MDSSKYDCSCDRWSQRNRVRYAIVEELAGFGARVHVCDISEVKINQSLSEWEKKRFQVSGSVCDVTSRPEREKLMQTVSSLFGGKLNILVNNVGGIRNKPTIENVAEDFSFHISTNLESAYHLSQLSHPLIKASGFGSIVFISSIGGVVSMACGSIFSLAKGALHQLAKNLACEWAKDGIRTNVVAPNATTTPLSQPFLDDISFKEALLSRTPLGRVGEPNEVASLVVFLCLPAASYITGQTICIDGGLTVNGFSYQPHA; translated from the exons ATGGATTCTTCAAAGTATGACTGCTCTTGTGACCGGTGGAGCCAGCGGAATCGGG TTAGGTATGCAATAGTAGAGGAGTTGGCTGGTTTTGGAGCTAGAGTCCATGTATGTGATATATCTGAAGTTAAGATTAATCAAAGTTTAAGCGAATGGGAAAAGAAAAGGTTTCAAGTGAGTGGCTCAGTCTGTGATGTGACATCTCGTCCCGAGAGAGAAAAACTGATGCAAACTGTATCCTCGCTGTTCGGTGGCAAACTCAACATCTTA GTAAACAATGTAGGTGGAATTCGCAACAAGCCAACGATTGAGAATGTGGCAGAAGACTTCTCATTCCATATCTCAACAAACTTGGAATCTGCTTACCATCTTAGCCAGCTTTCTCATCCTTTGATAAAGGCTTCAGGATTTGGAAGTATCGTCTTCATTTCCTCTATCGGAGGTGTTGTATCGATGGCTTGCGGATCCATCTTTTCTCTAGCCAAAG GAGCTCTGCATCAGCTAGCTAAAAATTTAGCATGTGAATGGGCAAAAGACGGCATAAGAACCAATGTTGTTGCGCCAAATGCTACCACGACTCCCCTGTCTCAACCT TTTCTTGACGATATCAGTTTCAAGGAGGCATTGTTGAGTAGAACTCCACTTGGCCGTGTTGGAGAGCCCAATGAAGTTGCATCACTAGTGGTCTTCTTGTGTCTACCTGCAGCTTCATATATCACAGGTCAAACTATTTGTATTGATGGTGGTCTCACTGTTAATGGATTCTCCTATCAGCCACATGCTTGA
- the LOC104700569 gene encoding tropinone reductase homolog At2g29320-like isoform X1 — MDKNRWILQSMTALVTGGASGIGYAIVEELAGFGARVHVCDISEVKINQSLSEWEKKRFQVSGSVCDVTSRPEREKLMQTVSSLFGGKLNILVNNVGGIRNKPTIENVAEDFSFHISTNLESAYHLSQLSHPLIKASGFGSIVFISSIGGVVSMACGSIFSLAKGALHQLAKNLACEWAKDGIRTNVVAPNATTTPLSQPFLDDISFKEALLSRTPLGRVGEPNEVASLVVFLCLPAASYITGQTICIDGGLTVNGFSYQPHA; from the exons ATGGATAAAAACAGATGGATTCTTCAAAGTATGACTGCTCTTGTGACCGGTGGAGCCAGCGGAATCGG GTATGCAATAGTAGAGGAGTTGGCTGGTTTTGGAGCTAGAGTCCATGTATGTGATATATCTGAAGTTAAGATTAATCAAAGTTTAAGCGAATGGGAAAAGAAAAGGTTTCAAGTGAGTGGCTCAGTCTGTGATGTGACATCTCGTCCCGAGAGAGAAAAACTGATGCAAACTGTATCCTCGCTGTTCGGTGGCAAACTCAACATCTTA GTAAACAATGTAGGTGGAATTCGCAACAAGCCAACGATTGAGAATGTGGCAGAAGACTTCTCATTCCATATCTCAACAAACTTGGAATCTGCTTACCATCTTAGCCAGCTTTCTCATCCTTTGATAAAGGCTTCAGGATTTGGAAGTATCGTCTTCATTTCCTCTATCGGAGGTGTTGTATCGATGGCTTGCGGATCCATCTTTTCTCTAGCCAAAG GAGCTCTGCATCAGCTAGCTAAAAATTTAGCATGTGAATGGGCAAAAGACGGCATAAGAACCAATGTTGTTGCGCCAAATGCTACCACGACTCCCCTGTCTCAACCT TTTCTTGACGATATCAGTTTCAAGGAGGCATTGTTGAGTAGAACTCCACTTGGCCGTGTTGGAGAGCCCAATGAAGTTGCATCACTAGTGGTCTTCTTGTGTCTACCTGCAGCTTCATATATCACAGGTCAAACTATTTGTATTGATGGTGGTCTCACTGTTAATGGATTCTCCTATCAGCCACATGCTTGA
- the LOC104700571 gene encoding tropinone reductase homolog At2g29340, producing the protein MGQRWSLQGMTALVTGGASGIGYAIVEELAGFGARVHVCDISEAKLNQSLSEWENKGFQVSGSVCDVTSRPGREKLMQTISSQFDGKLNILVNNVGGIRSKPTTEYTEDDFAFHISTNVEAAYHFCQLSHPLLKASGYGSIVFVSSVAGIISFDAGSIYGLTKGALIQLAKNLACEWAKDGVRANAVAPNVINTPLSQSYLEDISFKNGLLSRTPLGRVGEPNEVASLVAFLCLPAASYITGQTICVDGGLTVNGFSYQPQA; encoded by the exons ATGGGTCAAAGATGGAGTCTCCAAGGTATGACTGCTCTTGTAACCGGTGGAGCCAGCGGAATCGG GTATGCCATAGTAGAGGAGTTGGCTGGTTTTGGAGCTAGAGTCCATGTATGTGACATATCTGAAGCCAAGCTTAATCAAAGTTTAAGCGAATGGGAAAATAAAGGGTTTCAAGTGAGTGGCTCAGTATGTGATGTAACCTCTCGTCCCGGGAGAGAAAAGTTGATGCAAACCATCTCCTCACAGTTTGATGGCAAACTCAACATTCTT GTAAACAATGTAGGTGGAATCCGCTCAAAGCCAACAACAGAATATACAGAAGACGATTTCGCTTTCCATATCTCAACAAACGTGGAAGCTGCTTACCATTTTTGCCAACTTTCACATCCACTCCTAAAGGCTTCAGGCTATGGAAGCATCGTCTTTGTTTCCTCGGTTGCAGGGATAATATCTTTTGACGCTGGATCCATTTATGGTCTAACGAAAG GAGCTTTGATTCAGCTAGCTAAAAATTTGGCATGTGAATGGGCAAAAGATGGCGTACGAGCCAACGCTGTTGCACCAAATGTCATCAATACTCCTCTGTCTCAATCT TATCTTGAGGACATCAGTTTCAAGAACGGATTGTTGAGTAGGACTCCACTTGGTCGTGTTGGAGAGCCGAATGAAGTCGCATCACTTGTGGCTTTCTTGTGTCTACCTGCGGCTTCTTATATCACAGGCCAGACCATTTGTGTTGATGGAGGTCTCACTGTTAATGGTTTCTCCTATCAACCACAGGCTTGA